In Salinigranum marinum, one DNA window encodes the following:
- a CDS encoding GNAT family N-acetyltransferase encodes MYVRDAKNREEVWLLDHIEAMGLDDAAFRSRDYVVALDEETNEKAGFGRVRVHKTDEGDYCELTGMGVLEAWRGQGVGAHVVERLIEKAGDDGFDEVYSFALEPTYLAQFGFEPASASELPEPLGERLDAKRRTMDDEIVAMRLPVDAFEMPARLREAFKMAVPVEGGESEPEEQPEDFGIDPESATYKYDTGQ; translated from the coding sequence ATGTACGTCCGGGATGCCAAAAACAGAGAGGAGGTCTGGTTGCTCGACCACATCGAGGCGATGGGCCTGGACGACGCAGCGTTCCGCTCCCGTGACTACGTGGTCGCGCTCGACGAGGAGACGAACGAGAAAGCCGGGTTCGGCCGGGTTCGCGTCCACAAGACCGACGAGGGCGACTACTGCGAACTCACGGGGATGGGCGTCCTCGAAGCCTGGCGCGGGCAGGGGGTCGGCGCGCACGTCGTGGAACGGCTGATCGAGAAAGCCGGCGACGACGGCTTCGACGAGGTGTACTCGTTCGCGCTCGAACCGACCTACCTCGCACAGTTCGGCTTCGAACCGGCCTCGGCGTCGGAACTGCCGGAGCCGTTGGGCGAGCGCCTCGACGCGAAACGCCGGACGATGGACGACGAGATCGTCGCGATGCGGCTCCCCGTCGACGCCTTCGAGATGCCCGCCCGTCTCCGCGAGGCGTTCAAGATGGCGGTCCCGGTCGAGGGCGGCGAGTCCGAACCCGAAGAACAGCCCGAGGATTTCGGGATCGACCCCGAGAGCGCAACGTACAAGTACGACACTGGCCAGTGA
- a CDS encoding DUF7520 family protein, with translation MTDDSTDGRPIFVVIAVTVVLLAGVIGFFVGSNGATVAPAIQVVGGIALPTTPVTMTLYGMAIAVLSLGGLFGLVTLASRFDEVD, from the coding sequence GTGACAGACGACAGTACCGACGGACGCCCAATCTTCGTCGTGATCGCGGTGACCGTCGTTCTCCTCGCGGGGGTCATCGGCTTTTTTGTCGGGTCGAACGGGGCGACGGTCGCCCCCGCGATCCAGGTAGTCGGGGGGATCGCCCTCCCAACGACTCCCGTGACGATGACGCTGTACGGAATGGCGATCGCGGTGCTCTCGCTCGGCGGGCTCTTCGGCCTCGTCACGCTCGCCTCGCGGTTCGACGAGGTTGACTGA
- the cdd gene encoding cytidine deaminase: MSDGPTDAELVETARDALADAYVPYSEYRVGAALVTADGTVYTGCNIENANYSNSLHAEEVAIAAAVKDAHASFDRIAVSSGVRDGVTPCGMCRQTLAEFCDDDFVVLCDEGDAVTRYTLGELLPNTISLDTLDAAERVDRE; the protein is encoded by the coding sequence ATGTCCGACGGACCGACCGACGCGGAGCTCGTCGAAACCGCCCGTGACGCCCTCGCCGACGCGTACGTCCCCTACTCGGAGTACCGCGTGGGGGCGGCGCTCGTGACCGCCGACGGAACGGTGTACACCGGCTGCAACATCGAGAACGCGAACTACTCGAACAGCCTCCACGCCGAGGAAGTCGCCATCGCCGCCGCGGTGAAAGACGCCCACGCCAGCTTCGACCGCATCGCCGTCTCGTCGGGCGTCCGCGACGGCGTCACGCCCTGCGGGATGTGCCGCCAGACACTCGCGGAGTTCTGTGACGACGACTTCGTGGTGCTCTGTGACGAGGGCGACGCCGTGACTCGGTACACCCTCGGCGAACTGCTCCCGAACACGATCTCGCTGGACACGCTGGACGCCGCCGAACGCGTCGACCGCGAGTAG
- a CDS encoding nucleoside phosphorylase: MPGDAEDPNAERQYHVELAPSDVAASVLLPGNPERVDVITDLWDDWEEEAHHREYRTATGTYDDTPISVTSTGIGSPSAAIAVEELARVGADTFIRVGSCGAIQPGMAVGDLVITSGAVRQEGTSREYVRDDYPAVASHEVVSALVAAAERLGHDYHVGLTMSADAFYAGQGREGFGGFEAAGSEALVEELQEANVANIEMEAAAILTLANLYGLRAGVVCSVFANRVTGEFLTEGESKAAETASLAVALLARMDEVKREAGVTEWHAGLSI; the protein is encoded by the coding sequence ATGCCCGGTGACGCGGAAGACCCGAACGCCGAACGCCAGTACCACGTCGAACTCGCTCCCAGCGACGTCGCCGCGTCCGTGTTGCTCCCCGGCAACCCAGAACGTGTCGACGTCATCACCGACCTGTGGGACGACTGGGAGGAGGAAGCACACCACCGCGAGTACCGCACGGCCACGGGCACGTACGACGACACGCCGATCTCGGTCACCTCGACGGGAATCGGGTCACCCTCGGCGGCCATCGCCGTCGAGGAACTCGCGCGCGTCGGCGCTGACACGTTCATCCGCGTCGGCTCCTGTGGAGCAATCCAGCCGGGGATGGCCGTCGGCGACCTCGTCATCACGTCGGGCGCGGTCCGACAGGAGGGGACGAGCCGCGAGTACGTTCGCGACGACTACCCGGCCGTGGCCTCCCACGAGGTCGTCTCGGCGCTCGTCGCCGCGGCCGAGCGGCTGGGACACGACTACCACGTCGGCCTCACGATGAGCGCCGACGCCTTCTACGCCGGGCAGGGCCGCGAGGGGTTCGGGGGGTTCGAGGCCGCCGGCTCGGAGGCGCTCGTCGAGGAGTTACAGGAGGCGAACGTGGCGAACATCGAGATGGAGGCCGCGGCGATCCTCACGCTGGCGAACCTCTACGGTCTCCGGGCGGGGGTCGTCTGCTCCGTCTTCGCGAACCGCGTCACCGGCGAGTTCCTGACCGAGGGCGAGTCGAAGGCGGCCGAGACGGCGAGCCTCGCCGTGGCGCTCCTCGCACGGATGGACGAGGTGAAGCGAGAGGCGGGTGTCACTGAGTGGCACGCTGGACTGTCGATATAG
- a CDS encoding NAD(P)/FAD-dependent oxidoreductase — MSTQVVVLGSGYAGTGAIQRLEKELDGEAEITWISDHDYHLVLHEAHRCISDPSVESKVAIPIDEVKSPSTEFVEARVTGVDVDERAVELDGGESVAYDYLLVAIGSSTAFYGIDGLEEYSLELKGLDDAREIHERVANAAGDATASEPATVVIGGAGLSGIQTAGEVAEYRDDHDAPIDVVLVEGLDQVFPNNDPELQGALRRRLEDRGIEIKCGEFVSKVDEETIYIGGGEDEAPEELPYDVFVWTGGITGQKEIADCAVDKDERSNRIHAASDFQTSDDRVFALGDSALVEQGPDALAPPTAQAAWQAADVAGENVARALRGQPLKTWTHKDKGTVVSIGEDAVAHDVDGVPINVFGGTPARMLKKAIAARWIADVASVSRAIDAWGDM; from the coding sequence ATGAGTACGCAGGTCGTCGTTCTCGGCTCGGGGTACGCGGGGACGGGCGCGATACAACGGCTCGAGAAGGAACTCGACGGTGAGGCGGAGATCACCTGGATCTCGGACCACGACTACCACCTCGTCTTGCACGAGGCGCACCGCTGTATCAGCGACCCGAGCGTCGAGTCGAAGGTCGCGATCCCGATCGACGAGGTCAAGTCGCCGTCGACGGAGTTCGTCGAGGCGCGGGTCACCGGCGTCGACGTGGACGAGCGCGCGGTCGAACTCGACGGCGGCGAGTCGGTCGCGTACGACTACCTGCTCGTCGCGATCGGCAGCTCGACCGCCTTCTACGGGATCGACGGGCTCGAGGAGTACTCGCTCGAACTGAAAGGACTCGACGACGCCCGCGAGATCCACGAGCGGGTCGCGAACGCCGCGGGGGACGCGACGGCGTCGGAGCCGGCGACGGTCGTCATCGGCGGGGCCGGACTCTCGGGCATCCAGACCGCCGGCGAGGTCGCCGAGTACCGCGACGACCACGACGCGCCCATCGACGTCGTCCTCGTCGAGGGCCTCGACCAGGTGTTCCCGAACAACGACCCCGAACTGCAGGGAGCCCTGCGCCGCCGGCTCGAAGACCGCGGCATCGAGATCAAATGCGGCGAGTTCGTCTCGAAGGTCGACGAGGAGACCATCTACATCGGCGGCGGCGAGGACGAAGCGCCCGAGGAGCTCCCGTACGACGTCTTCGTCTGGACCGGCGGCATCACCGGCCAGAAGGAGATCGCCGACTGCGCCGTCGACAAGGACGAGCGATCGAACCGCATCCACGCCGCCTCGGACTTCCAGACGAGCGACGATCGGGTGTTCGCCCTCGGCGACTCGGCGCTCGTCGAACAGGGCCCCGACGCGCTCGCCCCACCGACCGCACAGGCCGCCTGGCAGGCCGCCGACGTCGCCGGCGAGAACGTCGCACGCGCGCTCCGGGGGCAGCCGCTGAAGACGTGGACGCACAAGGACAAGGGGACGGTCGTCTCGATCGGCGAGGACGCCGTCGCACACGACGTCGACGGCGTCCCGATCAACGTCTTCGGCGGCACGCCAGCCCGGATGCTCAAGAAGGCCATCGCGGCCCGCTGGATCGCCGACGTCGCCTCGGTCTCCCGCGCGATCGACGCGTGGGGGGACATGTAA
- a CDS encoding Rrf2 family transcriptional regulator: MSSIELTSSQKTILTALINLYRESESAVKGEDIAEEVNRNPGTIRNQMQSLKALQLVEGVPGPKGGYKPTANAYEALDVDQMDEPAAVPLFHNDEEVENVNVDEIDLSSVHHPELCRAEIHVQGSVRDFHEGDAVQVGPTPLSKLVIRGSVDGKDDTNNILILRIEGMEAPVGDPAH, from the coding sequence ATGTCATCAATCGAACTTACGTCGAGTCAGAAGACGATTCTGACCGCACTCATCAACCTCTACCGCGAGTCCGAGAGCGCGGTGAAAGGCGAGGACATCGCCGAGGAGGTAAACCGGAACCCGGGAACGATCCGGAACCAGATGCAGAGCCTGAAAGCCCTCCAGTTGGTCGAGGGCGTACCGGGGCCGAAAGGCGGCTACAAACCGACGGCGAACGCGTACGAGGCGCTCGATGTCGATCAGATGGACGAACCCGCGGCGGTGCCGCTGTTCCACAACGACGAGGAGGTCGAGAACGTCAACGTCGACGAGATCGACCTCTCGAGCGTCCACCATCCGGAGCTCTGCCGGGCGGAGATCCACGTCCAGGGCTCGGTCCGCGACTTCCACGAGGGCGATGCCGTCCAGGTCGGGCCGACACCCCTGTCGAAGCTCGTCATCCGCGGCTCCGTCGACGGCAAGGACGACACGAACAACATCCTCATCCTCCGGATCGAGGGGATGGAGGCTCCGGTCGGCGACCCCGCCCACTGA
- the rocF gene encoding arginase, translated as MTRRVQLIGAPTDYGANRRGVDMGPSAIRYAGLADEIEAAGVACRDGGDLSVPRMEERIPDAEEPPAGTARFLRETREVCTALADRVAGSIDDGATPLALGGDHSIAIGSLAGSARDAAVGAIWFDAHGDFNTPTTSPSGNVHGMPLAAALGVGDFTAAEYGWARAQGLDPAHVALVGLRSLDDDERDAIRDSAVTAYTMSDIDQRGIATVVDDALTVAADGTDGIHVSLDLDWLDPTVAPGVGTPVRGGVTYREAHLAMEAVARSGSLRSMELVEVNPVLDEHNETAALAVELAASAFGKRVL; from the coding sequence ATGACTCGACGCGTCCAGCTCATCGGTGCGCCGACCGACTACGGAGCGAACCGTCGTGGCGTCGACATGGGACCGTCAGCCATCCGCTACGCCGGACTCGCGGACGAAATCGAAGCCGCCGGTGTCGCCTGCCGCGACGGCGGCGATCTCTCCGTCCCGCGGATGGAAGAGCGGATCCCCGACGCCGAGGAACCCCCCGCCGGCACCGCCCGGTTCCTCCGCGAGACCCGGGAGGTCTGCACGGCCCTCGCCGACCGCGTCGCCGGGAGCATCGACGACGGTGCCACCCCGCTGGCGCTCGGAGGCGACCACTCCATCGCGATCGGTTCCCTGGCCGGGTCGGCACGCGACGCCGCCGTCGGCGCGATCTGGTTCGACGCCCACGGGGATTTCAACACCCCGACGACGTCGCCGAGCGGAAACGTCCACGGGATGCCGCTCGCGGCGGCTCTCGGCGTCGGCGACTTCACCGCCGCGGAGTACGGCTGGGCGCGTGCACAGGGGCTCGATCCCGCTCACGTCGCGCTGGTCGGCCTCCGCTCGCTCGACGACGACGAGCGCGACGCGATCCGCGACTCGGCGGTCACCGCGTACACGATGTCCGACATCGACCAGCGGGGAATCGCGACCGTCGTCGACGACGCGCTCACCGTCGCCGCCGACGGAACCGACGGCATCCACGTCTCGCTCGACCTCGACTGGCTCGATCCGACGGTCGCCCCCGGCGTCGGGACGCCCGTCCGCGGCGGTGTCACCTACCGCGAGGCGCACTTGGCGATGGAGGCAGTCGCCCGCAGCGGCTCGCTCCGGTCGATGGAACTCGTCGAGGTGAACCCGGTCCTCGACGAACACAACGAGACCGCGGCGCTCGCGGTCGAACTCGCCGCGAGCGCGTTCGGCAAGCGCGTCCTCTGA
- the gyrA gene encoding DNA gyrase subunit A, producing MSSDSDPSKPKIAAQIENARIEQEMEQSYIDYAMSVIAGRALPDVRDGLKPVHRRILYAMHTAGISSGSSHRKSSSIVGETMGDYHPHGDSAIYDTLTRMAQDFSMRYPLVDGQGNFGSVDGDPAAAMRYTEARMASIAEELLADIDKDTVDFQSNYDDRTTEPTVLPAAFPNLLVNGSSGIAVGMSTNIPPHNLGEVIDATVELIHEPDSTVEDLIDTRDGQGNGSDGPITGPDFPTGANIVGKNAVYKAYTTGRGRIRVRAKFDVSDDRIVIDELPYQENKARLIKRIADDVNDGSLEGIRDIRDESDRDGIRVVIELKRNADPQLVKNQLLSSHLESTFGVINLALVGGEPRILDLKQTLTAYLDHRKEVVRRRSEYDLGEAEDRAHILEGRLTALEHVDEVVDLIRGAEDRDAAKAVLRGTYDFSEAQVDHIVSMQLGSLTSMETDAIEAEYEEVQARIARLEEILADESELLGVIEEELLAIKAEYGDDRRTGFVADDGEVTREDLVPEEDVVVVVTEDDYVKQMPLSWFRAQRRGGKGIIGSELKESDRVASVFVANTHDYLLCFTDQGQVYKLKTYQLPRPETRYTKGSALVNYLDLDRGEGIQAVVNCDALEVDSDDEKVDERYLTMVTRNGRVKRTNVDRFQNILSTGIRAITLEGDDELADVEVTDGRHDLIVATAGGMSIRFDESEVRAMGRSARGVGGIRLEDGDRVAGIAAVDEERHDWTLTVTENGYGKRTAIADYRRQSRNGKGLIDIKTDDRNGPVCTIETVGSGDHVVVMTEGGQIIRTPVDGVSIIGRNTKGVRVMDIDDGDIVGSVTVVPAAVADENRSDEADGTDAEDEDEGEDVTADTDGTE from the coding sequence ATGAGCTCCGACTCGGACCCCAGCAAGCCAAAGATCGCCGCACAGATCGAGAACGCCCGCATCGAGCAGGAGATGGAGCAGTCGTACATCGACTACGCCATGTCCGTCATCGCGGGGCGGGCCCTCCCCGACGTCCGCGACGGCCTCAAGCCCGTCCACCGGCGCATCCTCTACGCGATGCACACTGCGGGGATCTCCTCGGGCTCCTCACACCGCAAGTCCTCGTCGATCGTCGGCGAGACGATGGGCGACTACCACCCGCACGGCGACTCCGCGATCTACGATACTTTGACCCGGATGGCGCAGGACTTCTCGATGCGGTACCCCCTCGTCGACGGACAGGGGAACTTCGGCTCGGTCGACGGCGACCCGGCGGCCGCGATGCGCTACACGGAGGCGCGGATGGCCTCTATCGCCGAGGAACTCCTAGCGGATATCGACAAGGACACCGTCGACTTCCAGTCGAACTACGACGACCGCACGACCGAGCCGACCGTCCTCCCGGCGGCGTTCCCGAATCTCTTGGTAAACGGATCGTCGGGGATTGCCGTCGGGATGTCGACGAACATCCCGCCGCACAACCTCGGCGAGGTGATCGACGCCACCGTCGAACTCATCCACGAACCCGACAGCACCGTCGAGGACCTCATCGACACCCGCGACGGCCAGGGCAACGGCTCCGACGGCCCGATCACGGGGCCCGACTTCCCGACCGGAGCGAACATCGTCGGCAAGAACGCCGTCTACAAGGCGTACACGACCGGTCGTGGCCGGATCCGGGTCCGAGCGAAGTTCGACGTCTCCGACGACCGCATCGTCATCGACGAGCTGCCGTACCAGGAGAACAAGGCCCGGCTCATCAAGCGCATCGCCGACGACGTCAACGACGGTTCCCTGGAGGGGATCCGCGACATCCGTGACGAATCGGATCGAGACGGTATCCGCGTCGTCATCGAACTCAAGCGCAACGCCGACCCCCAGCTGGTGAAGAACCAGCTGCTGTCGTCGCATCTCGAATCGACGTTCGGCGTCATCAACCTCGCGCTCGTCGGCGGCGAGCCCCGTATCTTGGATCTGAAGCAGACGCTGACGGCGTATCTCGACCACCGCAAGGAGGTCGTCCGTCGGCGTTCGGAGTACGACCTGGGCGAGGCCGAAGACCGCGCACACATCCTCGAGGGGCGGCTCACGGCGCTCGAACACGTCGACGAGGTCGTCGACCTCATCCGGGGCGCAGAGGACAGAGACGCGGCGAAAGCCGTCTTGCGGGGGACGTACGACTTCTCGGAGGCGCAGGTCGACCACATCGTCTCGATGCAACTCGGCTCGCTGACGTCGATGGAGACCGACGCGATCGAGGCGGAGTACGAGGAGGTCCAAGCGCGCATCGCCCGGCTGGAAGAGATCCTCGCCGACGAGTCAGAGCTCCTCGGCGTCATCGAGGAGGAGCTCCTGGCGATCAAAGCCGAGTACGGCGACGACCGCCGGACGGGGTTCGTCGCGGACGACGGCGAGGTGACGAGGGAGGACCTCGTGCCCGAGGAGGACGTCGTCGTCGTCGTCACCGAGGACGACTACGTGAAGCAGATGCCGCTGTCGTGGTTCCGCGCCCAGCGGCGCGGCGGCAAGGGAATCATCGGGAGCGAACTGAAAGAGAGCGACCGGGTCGCCAGCGTCTTCGTCGCCAATACCCACGACTACCTGCTCTGTTTCACCGATCAGGGACAGGTGTACAAGCTGAAGACCTACCAGCTCCCACGCCCCGAAACGCGGTACACGAAGGGGAGTGCCCTCGTGAACTACCTCGACCTCGACCGGGGCGAGGGGATCCAGGCCGTCGTGAACTGCGACGCCCTGGAGGTCGACAGCGACGACGAGAAGGTCGACGAGCGGTATCTGACGATGGTGACCCGGAACGGGCGAGTCAAGCGCACCAACGTCGACCGGTTCCAGAACATCCTCTCGACGGGGATCCGTGCGATCACCCTCGAGGGTGACGACGAACTCGCGGACGTCGAGGTCACGGACGGGAGACACGACCTCATCGTCGCCACGGCGGGCGGGATGAGCATCCGCTTCGACGAAAGCGAGGTCCGCGCGATGGGACGGAGCGCCCGCGGCGTCGGCGGGATCCGGCTCGAAGACGGCGATCGCGTCGCGGGTATCGCCGCCGTCGACGAGGAGCGCCACGACTGGACGCTCACGGTCACGGAGAACGGCTACGGCAAGCGGACGGCGATCGCGGACTACCGGAGACAGTCGCGCAACGGCAAGGGGCTCATCGACATCAAGACCGACGACCGCAACGGCCCCGTCTGCACGATCGAGACGGTCGGGTCGGGCGACCACGTCGTCGTGATGACCGAAGGCGGCCAGATCATCCGCACGCCCGTCGACGGCGTCTCGATCATCGGACGCAACACCAAAGGCGTCCGCGTGATGGACATCGACGACGGCGACATCGTCGGCTCTGTCACGGTCGTCCCCGCGGCTGTCGCCGACGAGAACCGATCGGACGAAGCGGACGGGACGGACGCGGAAGACGAGGACGAGGGCGAAGACGTGACGGCCGACACCGACGGGACGGAGTAG
- the gyrB gene encoding DNA topoisomerase (ATP-hydrolyzing) subunit B, with protein sequence MSGETEYGADQIQALEDLEPVRQRPGMFIGSTGPRGLHHLVYEVVDNAIDEALAGYCDDITVTIHEDGSVSVSDNGRGIPVDTHKKYDRPAVEVVMTVLHAGGKFNKDSYSVSGGLHGVGVSVVNALSKWLEVEVKRDGGVWSHRFDHGAPEEGAFERVRDLEPGEETGTTVRFWPDSEIFETTDFEYATVVNRLRELAFLNSGVRISIEDERTGDSDTFEYEGGIRAFVRYMNETRTTLHNDVIYYEGEQEGIHVEVAIQATDEVQSSIHAFANNINTREGGTHLTGFKTALTRTVNDYADRHDMLSDLDGTLKGEDVREGLTVVLSVKHPDPQFEGQTKTKLGNSEVRGIVESVTNAKLGTYFEEHPDVAQSIVLKAVEAAKARMAAKKAEELTRRKSALETTALPGKLADCQTRDPSESELFVVEGDSAGGSAKQGRDRSFQAILPLRGKILNVEKHRLDRILENEEIRSLITAIGAGVGEEFDVSEARYHRVILMTDADVDGAHIRTLLLTLLYRYMRPLVEAGYVYAAKPPLYRVRYRGETYDAMTEAERDRIIEEKCGGNPTQVQRFKGLGEMNPDQLWETTMNPENRVLKQITVEDAAAADRMFNVLMGDAVEPRKQFIKQHAGDAEWVDI encoded by the coding sequence ATGTCAGGAGAAACCGAGTACGGCGCGGACCAGATCCAGGCTCTCGAGGACCTGGAACCGGTCCGACAGCGCCCGGGAATGTTCATCGGTTCTACAGGGCCGCGAGGTCTCCATCATCTCGTCTACGAGGTCGTCGACAACGCGATCGATGAGGCGCTCGCGGGCTACTGCGACGACATCACCGTCACGATCCACGAGGACGGATCGGTGAGCGTCTCGGACAACGGCCGCGGGATCCCGGTCGATACCCACAAGAAGTACGACCGGCCGGCGGTGGAGGTCGTGATGACGGTCCTCCACGCGGGCGGGAAGTTCAACAAGGACTCGTACTCCGTCTCCGGCGGCCTCCACGGCGTGGGCGTCTCCGTCGTGAACGCCCTCTCGAAGTGGCTCGAAGTCGAGGTCAAACGCGACGGCGGCGTCTGGTCCCACCGGTTCGACCACGGGGCACCCGAGGAGGGAGCGTTCGAGCGGGTCCGCGACCTCGAACCCGGCGAGGAGACCGGGACCACTGTCAGATTCTGGCCCGACAGTGAGATCTTCGAGACCACCGACTTCGAATACGCCACCGTCGTCAACCGCCTCCGGGAGTTGGCCTTCCTCAACTCGGGCGTCCGCATCTCGATCGAGGACGAACGCACGGGCGACTCGGACACGTTCGAGTACGAGGGGGGGATCCGAGCGTTCGTCCGCTACATGAACGAGACGCGGACGACCCTCCACAACGACGTCATCTACTACGAGGGCGAACAGGAGGGGATCCACGTCGAGGTGGCGATCCAGGCGACCGACGAGGTGCAGTCGTCGATCCACGCCTTCGCCAACAACATCAACACGCGCGAGGGGGGAACCCACCTGACGGGGTTCAAAACGGCGCTCACCCGGACGGTCAACGACTACGCCGACCGCCACGACATGCTCTCGGACCTCGACGGGACGCTGAAGGGCGAGGACGTCCGGGAGGGGCTCACTGTCGTCCTCTCGGTGAAACACCCGGACCCGCAGTTCGAGGGGCAGACGAAGACGAAGCTCGGGAACAGCGAGGTCAGGGGAATCGTCGAGTCGGTGACGAACGCCAAGTTAGGCACCTACTTCGAGGAGCACCCCGACGTCGCCCAGTCGATCGTCCTGAAGGCCGTGGAGGCGGCGAAGGCCCGGATGGCCGCGAAGAAGGCCGAGGAGCTCACCCGCCGCAAGTCGGCGCTCGAAACGACGGCGTTGCCGGGCAAACTGGCCGACTGTCAGACGCGCGACCCCAGCGAGTCCGAACTGTTCGTCGTCGAGGGCGATTCGGCCGGGGGGAGCGCCAAACAGGGCCGCGACCGCTCGTTCCAGGCCATTCTCCCGCTCCGGGGGAAGATCCTCAACGTCGAGAAACACCGCCTCGACCGCATCCTCGAGAACGAGGAGATCCGCTCGCTCATCACCGCCATCGGGGCGGGCGTCGGCGAGGAGTTCGACGTGAGCGAGGCGCGCTACCACCGCGTCATCCTGATGACCGACGCCGACGTCGACGGGGCACACATCCGGACCCTCCTCCTGACGCTCCTCTACCGATACATGCGGCCGCTCGTCGAGGCCGGCTACGTCTACGCCGCGAAACCGCCGCTGTACCGGGTCCGGTACAGGGGGGAGACGTACGACGCGATGACCGAGGCCGAGCGCGACCGGATCATCGAAGAGAAGTGCGGCGGTAATCCGACGCAGGTCCAGCGCTTCAAGGGCCTCGGAGAGATGAACCCCGACCAGCTCTGGGAGACGACGATGAACCCCGAGAACAGGGTGTTGAAACAGATCACCGTCGAGGACGCCGCCGCCGCCGACCGCATGTTCAACGTCCTGATGGGCGACGCGGTCGAGCCGCGCAAGCAGTTCATCAAGCAGCACGCCGGGGACGCCGAGTGGGTGGACATCTGA